The Pedobacter roseus genome contains a region encoding:
- a CDS encoding SGNH/GDSL hydrolase family protein translates to MRLNVILPGLFIALLYCKASYAQGDVKWFNPQAGVNASLKGKAWQNTDSANYYNRLPSAAEQLVRKEVWDLAKHTAGEYLDFKTTAQKIVVKYQLKGGKSLDNMPTLGVSGLDLYAQDMQNNWHWVKAAYSFRDTVTYSYANFDAAVKIKKFRLYLPLYNMPKWLKIGVGVNDEFKVEEANEKKPLVFYGTSIMQGASASRPGMAWLNILGRKLNLPVVNLGFSGNGRLESPLIDLMNQTDARLFVLDCQPNLHDQKVYTASEIEKRITSAVQSLKTKHPNTPILLVEHSSGLPQVNLDSELTGRYIWTSGILNNTYQKLQQSGIKELYILTAKEIGFNDNSTIDGTHPNDFGMMQYADAYEKVIRKILLLKNK, encoded by the coding sequence ATGAGGTTAAATGTTATTTTGCCCGGATTATTTATTGCTTTGCTATACTGTAAAGCCAGCTATGCGCAAGGTGATGTGAAATGGTTTAACCCACAAGCTGGTGTTAATGCTTCATTAAAAGGTAAGGCCTGGCAAAATACCGACAGCGCAAATTACTATAACCGTTTACCCTCAGCCGCAGAGCAGTTGGTACGGAAAGAAGTTTGGGATTTGGCTAAACATACAGCAGGCGAATACCTTGACTTTAAAACCACGGCACAGAAAATTGTGGTAAAATATCAGCTCAAAGGAGGCAAAAGTTTAGATAACATGCCAACCCTGGGGGTAAGCGGCCTAGATTTATATGCACAGGATATGCAGAATAACTGGCATTGGGTAAAAGCCGCATACAGCTTTAGAGATACGGTTACTTATAGCTATGCAAATTTTGATGCGGCAGTAAAAATCAAGAAATTCCGCTTGTATCTGCCGCTTTACAACATGCCAAAATGGTTAAAAATAGGAGTGGGTGTAAATGATGAATTTAAGGTAGAAGAAGCCAATGAAAAAAAACCTTTAGTATTTTACGGGACCTCTATTATGCAGGGAGCCAGTGCAAGCAGGCCAGGAATGGCCTGGCTCAATATTTTGGGCAGGAAATTAAACCTACCAGTGGTAAATTTAGGCTTTTCAGGTAATGGCCGCTTAGAAAGCCCATTGATTGATTTAATGAATCAAACCGATGCCAGGCTTTTTGTACTCGATTGCCAGCCTAATCTACACGACCAAAAAGTTTATACTGCTTCAGAAATTGAAAAACGCATCACCAGCGCTGTACAAAGTTTAAAAACAAAGCATCCAAATACGCCTATTTTGCTGGTTGAGCATAGCTCTGGTTTACCACAGGTTAATTTAGATAGCGAATTAACAGGAAGATACATCTGGACCTCCGGGATTTTAAATAATACCTATCAAAAATTGCAGCAATCAGGAATTAAAGAGCTCTATATCCTAACAGCAAAAGAAATCGGCTTTAACGATAATAGTACGATTGATGGTACTCATCCGAACGATTTTGGTATGATGCAATATGCAGATGCTTATGAAAAAGTGATCCGAAAAATTTTATTGCTTAAAAATAAGTGA
- a CDS encoding DUF4091 domain-containing protein: MKFLSVILMMGLGLTSAAQDVSLALQKPKRPSSETLNKQWENTTKGLNVSFTSSNVRFAKEVPPEVSVQNTWNASAWKGEKIHTQLLLWANNNVANLSIQLSDLKDQKGNDIKKENITVGIIKYVITDEFKDGCGYRKASDFDSSYVADLIDTKTNNIAVNARSTQPVWLSIKIPTATKAGVYSGTVKIKAEKEYDLPIKIQVLDKTLPAPAQWKYDLDLWQHPAAIAHTHQVKLWSDEHFALMKPYYEMLANAGQKTITASIVNEPWGHQTYDDYPSLIKWTKKKDGTWTYDYSLFDKYIAFVLTTGINQRINCYSMVPWKIAFSYWDEAAQKEAVFTEAIGTPAYDAFWKIMLTDFTKHLKSKNWFQKTYIAMDERPMKAMQAVIKLLKSVDKDWKLALAGEYHQEIEQDIDNYCIASKWEFPADVLKKRNAEGKTSTWYTCCTEPYPNAFSFSSPAEQVWMGWYTANKNMDGYLRWAYNSWTKNPLTDTRFTAWPAGDTYMVYPGPLTSVRFEKMIEGAQDFEKINQLKLLYSKNKNSAALAELNEALENFNIKSLSTVTADEMLQRVKPLLNK, translated from the coding sequence ATGAAGTTTTTATCAGTGATATTAATGATGGGCTTAGGTTTAACAAGTGCAGCCCAGGATGTAAGTTTGGCTCTTCAAAAACCAAAACGACCAAGCAGCGAAACCCTAAACAAACAATGGGAAAACACCACTAAAGGGTTAAATGTTAGCTTCACCAGCAGTAATGTAAGGTTTGCGAAAGAAGTACCTCCAGAAGTTTCAGTTCAAAATACATGGAATGCCTCGGCCTGGAAAGGCGAAAAAATACACACCCAGTTGTTACTATGGGCAAACAATAATGTTGCAAACTTAAGTATACAATTGTCTGATCTCAAAGATCAAAAAGGCAACGACATTAAAAAAGAAAATATTACCGTAGGCATAATCAAATATGTCATTACAGATGAGTTTAAAGATGGCTGTGGCTACCGCAAAGCTTCAGATTTTGATTCATCTTATGTGGCCGACCTCATTGATACCAAAACAAATAACATTGCCGTTAATGCAAGGAGTACCCAGCCGGTTTGGTTGAGTATAAAAATTCCTACGGCTACGAAAGCAGGGGTTTATTCAGGAACGGTCAAAATTAAAGCTGAAAAGGAATATGATCTGCCGATTAAGATTCAGGTGCTCGATAAAACTTTGCCTGCACCGGCACAATGGAAATACGACTTAGATTTATGGCAACATCCGGCGGCTATCGCCCATACGCATCAGGTAAAGTTGTGGAGCGATGAACATTTTGCCTTAATGAAGCCTTATTACGAGATGTTGGCCAATGCCGGACAGAAAACCATTACTGCGAGTATTGTAAATGAACCCTGGGGGCATCAAACTTATGATGATTACCCAAGTTTAATTAAATGGACGAAGAAAAAGGATGGTACCTGGACTTATGATTATAGCCTGTTTGATAAATATATTGCCTTTGTATTGACCACCGGCATCAATCAGCGAATCAATTGTTATAGCATGGTACCCTGGAAAATTGCTTTCAGTTATTGGGATGAGGCTGCACAAAAAGAGGCAGTTTTTACCGAAGCTATCGGAACACCTGCCTATGATGCCTTTTGGAAAATAATGCTTACCGATTTTACGAAACATTTAAAATCAAAAAACTGGTTCCAGAAGACCTATATTGCTATGGACGAACGTCCGATGAAAGCCATGCAAGCCGTAATCAAGCTATTAAAAAGTGTCGATAAAGATTGGAAATTAGCCCTGGCAGGAGAATATCACCAGGAAATTGAGCAAGATATCGATAATTATTGCATCGCATCCAAATGGGAATTTCCGGCTGATGTACTAAAAAAACGTAATGCAGAAGGTAAAACCAGTACCTGGTACACCTGTTGCACCGAACCCTATCCAAATGCTTTCAGTTTTTCTTCTCCGGCAGAACAGGTATGGATGGGCTGGTACACCGCCAATAAAAATATGGATGGTTATTTACGCTGGGCCTATAACAGCTGGACAAAAAATCCATTAACCGATACCCGTTTTACTGCCTGGCCCGCTGGCGATACTTATATGGTTTATCCGGGTCCGTTAACATCTGTGAGGTTTGAGAAAATGATCGAAGGCGCGCAGGATTTCGAGAAAATTAATCAGTTAAAGTTGCTTTATAGCAAAAATAAAAATTCAGCAGCACTTGCCGAGTTAAATGAAGCACTCGAAAATTTTAATATTAAATCCTTATCCACTGTTACTGCTGATGAAATGTTACAACGTGTTAAACCGCTATTAAATAAATAA